From a single Accipiter gentilis chromosome 10, bAccGen1.1, whole genome shotgun sequence genomic region:
- the CALML4 gene encoding calmodulin-like protein 4 isoform X1 — protein MAKFLSQDQINEFKECFSLYDKKQKGKIKASDLMAVMRCLGASPTPGEVQRHLHLQKIDRSAELDFSTFLNIMYRQMKQEEPEREILTALSMIDRQKRGVISVSELRAKLTRLGEKLSEGEVDDLLKEAKVGPNGTIKYEEFVRNICLPTVDY, from the exons ATG GCAAAATTTCTGTCCCAGGATCAAATTAATG aGTTCAAGGAATGTTTTTCCCTGTACgacaagaaacaaaaaggcaagaTAAAAGCCTCTGACCTGATGGCAGTGATGCGGTGCCTGGGAGCCAGCCCGACGCCAGGAGAGGTGCAGAGACACCTGCACTTGCAGAAGATTG ACAGAAGTGCAGAGCTGGATTTCTCCACTTTCCTGAATATAATGTACAGGCAAATGAAGCAAGAGGAACCTGAGAGGGAAATCCTCACGGCCTTGTCCATGATAGACAGGCAGAAAAGAGGCGTTATCTCAGTTTCGGAGCTGAGAGCCAAACTTACAAGACTAGGAGAAAAGCTTTCCGAGGGAGAAG TTGATGACCTGCTAAAAGAAGCCAAAGTTGGACCAAATGGAACAATAAAATATGAAGAATTTGTCCGCAACATTTGTCTTCCTACAGTTGACTACTAA
- the CALML4 gene encoding calmodulin-like protein 4 isoform X2, which yields MAVMRCLGASPTPGEVQRHLHLQKIDRSAELDFSTFLNIMYRQMKQEEPEREILTALSMIDRQKRGVISVSELRAKLTRLGEKLSEGEVDDLLKEAKVGPNGTIKYEEFVRNICLPTVDY from the exons ATGGCAGTGATGCGGTGCCTGGGAGCCAGCCCGACGCCAGGAGAGGTGCAGAGACACCTGCACTTGCAGAAGATTG ACAGAAGTGCAGAGCTGGATTTCTCCACTTTCCTGAATATAATGTACAGGCAAATGAAGCAAGAGGAACCTGAGAGGGAAATCCTCACGGCCTTGTCCATGATAGACAGGCAGAAAAGAGGCGTTATCTCAGTTTCGGAGCTGAGAGCCAAACTTACAAGACTAGGAGAAAAGCTTTCCGAGGGAGAAG TTGATGACCTGCTAAAAGAAGCCAAAGTTGGACCAAATGGAACAATAAAATATGAAGAATTTGTCCGCAACATTTGTCTTCCTACAGTTGACTACTAA
- the FEM1B gene encoding protein fem-1 homolog B gives MEGLAGYVYKAASEGRVLTLAALLLNRSESDIKYLLGYVSQHGGQRSTPLIIAARNGHTKVVRLLLEHYRVQTQQTGTVRFDGFVIDGATALWCAAGAGHFEVVKLLVSHGANVNHTTVTNSTPLRAACFDGRLDIVKYLVENNANISIANKYDNTCLMIAAYKGHTDVVRYLLEQHADPNAKAHCGATALHFAAEAGHLEIVRELVKWKAAMMVNGHGMTPLKVAAESCKADVVELLLAHADCDRRSRIEALELLGASFANDRENYDIMKTYHYLYLAMLERYRDSENIIEKEVLPQIEAYGNRTECRTPQELESIRQDRDALHMEGLIVRERILGSDNIDVSHPIIYRGAVYADNMEFEQCIKLWLHALHLRQKGNRNTHKDLLRFAQVFSQMIHLNEPVKAKDIESVLRCSVLEIEQGMSRIKTTQDSDIHTAMDNYECNIFTFLYLVCISTKTQCSEEDQSRINKQIYNLIHLDPRTRDGSSLLHHAVNSSTPVDDFHTNDVCSFPNALVTKLLLDCGADVNAVDNEGNSPLHIIVQYHRPISDFLTLHSIIISLVEAGAHTDMTNKQKKTPLDKSTTGVSEILLKTQMKLSLKCLAARAVRIYNISYQNQIPRTLEEFVKFH, from the exons atGGAGGGTCTGGCCGGGTACGTGTACAAGGCGGCAAGCGAGGGGCGAGTGCTGACCCTGGCCGCGCTGCTCCTCAACCGCTCCGAGAGTGACATCAAGTACCTGCTGGGCTACGTCAGCCAGCACGGCGGGCAGCGCTCCACCCCGCTCATCATCGCTGCCCGAAACGGCCACACCAAGGTGGTCCGCCTGCTCCTCGAGCACTACCGCGTGCAGACCCAGCAGACCGGCACGGTCCGCTTCGACGG CTTTGTCATTGATGGAGCCACAGCTCTCTGGTGTGCAGCAGGAGCCGGCCACTTTGAAGTAGTCAAATTGCTGGTGAGTCACGGCGCCAATGTGAATCACACTACGGTGACCAATTCGACTCCCCTGAGGGCTGCGTGTTTCGATGGCAGACTGGACATTGTGAAATACCTGGTAGAAAACAATGCCAACATCAGCATTGCCAACAAGTACGACAACACTTGCCTTATGATTGCGGCTTACAAAGGCCACACAGATGTGGTGAGGTACCTCCTTGAGCAGCATGCTGATCCCAACGCCAAAGCCCACTGCGGTGCCACGGCGTTGCACTTCGCGGCCGAAGCTGGCCACTTGGAAATAGTGAGGGAGCTGGTCAAGTGGAAGGCGGCGATGATGGTGAATGGCCATGGGATGACTCCGCTGAAAGTCGCTGCCGAGAGCTGCAAGGCTGACGTTGTAGAACTGCTGCTTGCTCATGCTGACTGTGATAGGAGAAGCCGGATTGAAGCTCTGGAACTTCTGGGTGCCTCATttgcaaatgacagagaaaacTATGATATAATGAAGACTTACCACTATTTATATTTAGCAATGCTGGAGAGGTACCGAGACAGTGAGAATATAATTGAAAAAGAAGTTCTTCCACAAATTGAAGCTTATGGAAACAGGACTGAATGCAGGACTCCTCAGGAATTAGAGTCTATTAGGCAGGACAGAGATGCCCTTCACATGGAAGGCCTCATTGTGCGGGAAAGAATTCTGGGCTCGGACAATATCGATGTTTCTCACCCCATTATTTACCGTGGGGCTGTTTATGCAGATAACATGGAGTTTGAACAGTGTATCAAGCTATGGCTTCATGCGTTGCATCTAAGGCAAAAAGGCAACAGGAACACTCATAAGGACCTTCTGAGGTTTGCTCAAGTCTTTTCTCAGATGATACACTTAAATGAGCCTGTTAAAGCCAAGGACATTGAGAGCGTTCTGAGGTGCAGCGTCTTGGAAATAGAACAAGGCATGTCCCGGATCAAAACTACCCAAGACTCTGACATCCACACAGCCATGGACAACTATGAATGCAACATTTTTACCTTTCTCTACTTAGTCTGCATCTCTACCAAGACCCAGTGCAGCGAAGAGGATCAGTCGCGAATCAACAAACAGATTTATAACCTGATTCATCTCGATCCCAGAACTCGGGATGGCTCTAGTTTGCTGCATCATGCTGTCAATTCCAGTACGCCGGTTGACGACTTCCACACGAATGATGTCTGCAGCTTTCCTAACGCACTTGTCACAAAACTCTTGCTAGATTGTGGTGCTGATGTCAACGCTGTGGACAACGAAGGGAATAGTCCACTCCACATCATTGTCCAATATCACAGGCCCATCAGTGACTTCTTGACATTGCATTCCATCATCATTAGCCTGGTGGAGGCTGGTGCTCATACAGACATGACgaacaagcagaagaaaaccccTCTTGATAAAAGTACAACAGGGGTGTCTGAAATACTCCTTAAAACTCAAATGAAGCTGAGTCTCAAGTGCCTGGCTGCCCGAGCAGTACGGATCTATAACATCAGCTACCAAAACCAGATCCCCAGAACTCTGGAAGAATTTGTGAAGTTTCACTAG
- the CLN6 gene encoding ceroid-lipofuscinosis neuronal protein 6, protein MQGAARRRPFPAASPGSPQPAGPLYPGRHGAVKNEDTFKTSPFHFDLWFYFTLQNWVLDFGRPIAMIILPLEWFPLNKPSAGDYFHMAYNVITPFLLLKLIERSPKTLPRSMVYVSIIMFVMGASIHLVGDSVNHRLIFSGYQHHLSVRENPIIKNLKPETLIDSFELLYYYDEYLGHSMWYIPFFLILFIYFTGCFTPVEEESRMPVAALLLMGPSSLYYWYLVTEGQIFILYIFTFFAMMALVMHQKRKGLVLDSNGLFLFYSFIITLVLIAVWVVWLWNDKILRKKYPGVIYIPEPWAFYTLHMNNLHAAKESL, encoded by the exons atgcagggcgcggcgcggcggcggccgttCCCGGCGGCGTCCCcgggctccccccagcccgccgGGCCGCTCTACCCGGGCAg GCATGGAGCAGTCAAGAACGAGGACACCTTCAAGACCTCCCCATTTCATTTTGATCTGTGGTTCTACTTCACTCTGCAGAACTGGGTGCTGGACTTTGGGCGTCCCATTGCGATG ATAATCCTACCTTTGGAGTGGTTTCCTCTAAATAAACCGAGTGCTGGAGATTACTTCCACATGGCTTACAATGTTATCACACCATTTCTCCTGCTAAAG CTCATCGAGAGATCCCCCAAAACCTTACCGAGATCAATGGTCTATGTCAGCATCATCATGTTTGTCATGGGAGCCAGCATCCACCTAGTCGGAGACTCTGTAAACCATCGCCTGATTTTCAGTGGCTACCAGCACCATCTGTCTGTAAGAGAGAATCCCATCATCAAGAACCTGAAGCCAGAGACACTG ATTGATTCCTTTGAGCTGCTGTACTACTACGATGAATATTTAGGTCATTCGATGTG GTATATCCCTTTTTTCCTGATACTGTTTATATATTTCACCGGCTGCTTCACCCCTGTTGAAGAGGAGAGCAGGATGCCAGTGGCTGCCTTGCTTCTGATGGGGCCCAGCAGCCTTTATTACTG GTATCTTGTGACAGAGGGTCAGATTTTCATCCTCtacattttcactttctttgccATGATGGCTTTAGTGATGCACCAGAAACGCAAAGGACTTGTCCTGGACAGCAATGGGCTTTTTCTGTTCTACTCCTTCATCATAACACTGGTCCTCATTGCTGTTTGGGTGGTTTGGCTGTGGAATGACAAAATTCTCAGGAAGAAGTACCCTGGCGTGATCTATATCCCCGAGCCGTGGGCATTTTATACCCTGCACATGAACAACCTCCATGCAGCAAAGGAAAGTTTATAA